DNA from Nitrospirota bacterium:
TCTTCTGTTGACCAGCGCCGCTATTTTGGGGGCAAATAGTCCTTTTAACTTGATACCGGCACTTGGATCCTTGCCAATAGTGGTAATACGGTCAACAAGGTCATATTCTGTCTTATCAGTTGAGCCCTCAATTACCAAAAATCCCCCCACTACGTCTTTTATTACAGCAGCCTGAGCCTGTTCAGAACTCTTTGGTGTACCTTTAGATAGTATTTGGTCTTTTACTTTAGCGTCTATTAATATTGTCTCATCAAGCAGGTCTCTGTCCTTTGACGGTGATGGAGCTTTTGCATCCTCCTGCTTGTCGGAGATGAAGTTAAGCGTGTGTTTCCCTATAATAATAACATCGGCATCATGTAGGGCGTGGACAGAGATTTTCCTCCCGTTTACAAAAGTGCCGTTAAGGCTGTTTAAATCCTCTATGTAATACTGGTCATCCTTTTTAAACACTTTTGCATGTACGCCGGAGACGGCAAGATTATCCACGTGGATGTCATTGGTTGGCTTACGTCCTACAGTTATGACGTCTTTGTCTATTGCCACCTCTTTGATAGCCGCCTCCTTAAATTTGAGCAAAATCTTAGCCATCGCTTACCTCCTGAACCATTTAAAGAAATTATACATAAAAGAGAACAATCTCTTCTTATAAACGTATCCAACTATCACGGTTATGTTATCTCTGCCGCCTTTTTTATTAGCAAAGCCGATTAGTCTGTTACTTACCTCAACAGGGTTGTCAGAGGAGTTAACAACGAGCAAAATAGCACGTTCAGGCACCATTGTGTAAAGGCCGTCAGAGCAAAGCAGAAGCACATCCCCGTCATAAATAGTCATCTCATCTGTGTCCGGTTCGACCTCCGGTGTAAAGCCCAATGACCGGGTTATAACATTTCTCATTCCCACCTCATCTGCCTCTTCTTTTGTAAGTATCCCGCGTCTTATCTGCTCTGCCACCAGTGAGTGGTCATCGGTCAGAGCTTCAATGTTACCGCCTCGTATCAAATACAGCCTGCTGTCTCCCACGTGTGCAATGCCTACCCTGTCTTCTCTTACAAGGGCTGCAACCACTGTTGTGGCCATTCCTGCTAAACTGTCATCGGTCAAAGACAATTCATAAATTTCCTGGTTTGCTCTCTTTATGGCGTCATAAAGCAGCCCTGTAATACTTTCAGACAAAGTGTTGCCTTTTGCTCTGATGTAACCGCATATTGACTCAACAGCCATTTTGCTGGCCAGCTCTCCCCTCTGAGAGCCTCCCACACCATCGGCTACCACATATAACCCGATAGAATTGTCTATACAAAAACTGTCCTCATTCCTTGTCCTTCTAAGACCAACATCTGACTTGGCGGCTGCGTTTACAATCATGGAGTCCTTTGCCATTTAATCCCTAAAACCGCATACAGCCGGTTTTGGCAGCTACAAAAAATCTCACCTCGCTGCGCCTCCATTTTTTTTCAGCGTTAAAAAACTTATTATATCCAAATATTCAATATTTTTCAACTAATATTAGGTATTTTAACATAATAATTAAAAGTACATATTTAACATATCGGTAAAACGACTTTAAAAAATGAGCATCTCAGGTTTTATTTTTGAAATTTACTTTTTTTTAAAACACTTCAATTATAATAACAAGACATGATTGGTAAAATTGGCAGATATGAGATACTGGGCACCCTCGGCGAGGGCTCTATGGGGATTGTTTACAAGGCCCACGATACTATTATTGAACGCATAGTTGCGATTAAAACAGTGAAAGTAAGCAACAAAGCAAACCGCGTTGAGCGTTTTTATCATGAGGCTAAAGTAGCCGGTAAGCTGACCCATCCAAACATAGCAATGATATACGATATAGGTGAGGACAACTCAACACACTTTCTCGTGTTTGAGTACGTAAAGGGTAAAACCATGAAGGATGTTTTAACAAGCGGAGCCGATATCCCGTTGCTTGAGAAACTACACATCCTTGTCCTGATATCCCGCACACTGCACTATGCTCATCAGAGAGGGGTTATCCACAGAGATGTGAAACCCGCCAACATTATGCTGATAGCAGATAAACAGGTAAAGATAATGGACTTTGGCATTGCAGTGTTTGCCGCCTCTGAGGTTTCCTGCGAGGAAAGGTGTCTGGGCACTCCGTACTACATGGCACCAGAGCAGATAAAGGGTGCTCCTGTGGATAGAACATCCGATATATACTCTTTGGGAGCTGTTTCGTATGAGTTCTTAACCGGCACAAAACCTTTTTTAGCAGACGGAATAGATCACCTTTTTGAAAAAATTCAAAAAGAGGAACCGCTTCCCCCTCACATTCTCAACTCTGCCATAAGTGAAGACGTAAGCAGCTACATTTTAAAAGCTCTGCAGAAACAAAAAGAACAGCGCTATCAGGCAGCCAGTGAGTATGCTGATGTGCTTGAGTTTTATATAAATCGTGCGGAAATAGATTTAAGCTCGGTCCCTATGGCGGCGGTTGATTTCGATAAGAAGCAGCTTGTTGAGACGCTAAAGAGGCGCTATACGTTTTTTGCAGATTTCTCTGATTCAGAATTGCTCTTGATATTTAACATAAGCGGTAAGAAATCCTACAAAAAGGGAGACATAATCTTCAAAGAAGACACAATAGGCGATAAACTCTTCATAATTATTACTGGTAAAGTACGTATCACCAAGATTTTTCCAAACGATACAGAAGAGACTTTTCTTGCCTCACTCGGTCAGGGGGATTGTTTTGGAGAGATGGCAATCATGGATTCCTCTCCGCGGTTTGCTACTGCCATTGCACAGAGTGACTGTGTCCTGATAGCCATAAGCGAGGTCATACTAAGAACCTCAGAACCCACCCTTTGCCTCAAATTATACAAAAACCTTGCCGCTGTGCTGTCTGAAAAACTAAGGCGGAGTGACACAAAGATTAATGAGCTATGGACGAAACTCAAACAATTTGATTCTGTTGCTATAAAAAAATAAACCCCTCCCGGCAACACATTAAGTAAAGATGTCTTGAAACGAAGCGGCTGCAATATGCTATAATTTAATTGGATATGGCAAAGACATGGCGGGAAATTAAGGAATCAATTGAGACAAACGTAAAGGAAAAGTTTAAGACGCCTTCTTTGTACAAGGTAATCCTGCTAAACGACAACTATACCACAATGGACTTTGTAGTGTATGTACTGAGACATATATTTAATAAACCAACCGATGAGGCGACGCGCTTAATGCTAAATGTGCACAGGCAGGGGTCGGCAGTGTGCGGCATTTATACAAAAGACATCGCTGAAACTAAAATAGCCACGGTTCATGACCTTGCAATGCAGCACGGATTTCCGTTAAAATGTACTATGGAGCAAGAATAGGTGCTAAATAAAGAACTTGAGATAAGTCTTGAGGCAACAATACAAGAGGCAAAGGGACGCCGCCACGAATACATCACAATAGAGCACATTCTCTATGCCCTGTTGCACGACATAAAAGGGATTGATATAGTAGCAAACTGCGGCGGGGATGTGAGCAAACTCATCATGGCATTGAATGACTTTTTTATCAAAAATATACCAACAATCCCCGGCACAAAAGAGCAGTTCCCACAACCTACGGCAGGATTTCACCGTGTCCTTCAGCGCGCCATTATGCACATCCAATCGGCAGGTAAAAACGAGGTGGAAGCAGGCGATTTATTGGCCTCTATTTTAGAAGATGAAGACTCTCATGCCGCTTTTTTTCTTAAACGGGAGCACATTTCACGGCTGGATATACTAAGTTACATTTCGCACGGAATTTCCAAAACAGCCCCTCAACAGGAGGGCGCCGAGGGGGATGTACACAAGCGTGGACGGGACCCGCTAAAACTCTTTGCCGTGGATTTAGTTGAAAAAGCGGCTAAGGGTGAAATAGACCCGCTTGTTGGGCGGGATGCAGAGATTGAAAGAACGCTTCAGATATTAAGCCGCCGCAAAAAAAATAACCCCGTGTTTGTCGGTGAACCCGGTGTAGGCAAAACTGCGTTAGTTGAGGGGTTGGCTCTTAAAATCCATCAGGGTGAGATACCAGCGGCTCTTAAGGGTATGAAGATTTTTCTCCTTGAGATGGGAAACCTGATTGCCGGAACCAAATTCAGAGGTGAATTTGAGGCAAGATTAAAATCCACGATGGATGCCCTTAAAAAACTCAAAAAAGCTGTGATGTTTATAGATGAAATTCATACGGTAATAGGTGCCGGTTCAACAAGCGGCGGCACACTGGATGCTTCAAACATCCTTAAACCGGCGCTTAACTCCGGGCTATTAAGATGTATCGGAGCCACCACCTACGAGGAATACAAAAACCATTTCGATAAGGACAGGGCACTTTCAAGACGTTTCCAAAAAGTGGAAATATCAGAACCCACGATAGAGGAAACGTACCGGATTTTAGCAGGTCTTAAGACTTATTACGAGGAGTTTCACGAGGTAAAATATTCAACTAAGGCGATACGGCTTGCCGTTGATCTCTCTGCAAAGTATGTTAATGACAGGTATCTGCCCGATAAAGCCATAGACGTTATAGATGAGGCAGGGGCCTCGGTTAAGCTAACTAAGGTATCCAACAAAACAGTTACACCTCTTGATATAGAAAAAGTTATTTCAAAGATGGCAAAAATACCGACAAGAAACATATCTGCCACAGACTCAGAGAGACTCAAGGCATTGAAAGACGATCTGATGAAAGTGGTGTATGGGCAGGAACATGCAATTGATTCAGTGGTAGCCGCCATAAAACGCTCAAGAGCAGGCCTTAGCTCACAAGAGCGTCCGACAGGGTGTTTTTTGTTTACCGGCCCAACCGGAGTGGGTAAAACCGAGGTAGCCAAACAGCTTGCCCGCACACTTGACGTCAACTTTCTCCGCTTTGATATGAGTGAGTATATGGAAAAACATGCGGTTGCCAGACTAATAGGAGCGCCTCCAGGATATATCGGATTTGACCAGGGCGGACTACTTACCGATGCTGTCAGAAAAACCCCGTACTCGGTCATGCTTCTTGATGAAATAGAAAAAGCCCACCCTGATATATTTAACATTCTGCTTCAGGTCATGGATTATGCCACTCTTACGGATAACAACGGAAAGAAGGCGGATTTCAGAAATGTCATATTAATAATGACCTCCAATGCCGGAGCCCGCGAAATGGACAAAGGCACAATAGGTTTTGGCCGCAAGTCTGGCGAGCAGGCATCCGTTAGTAAAGAGGCAATAACAAAGCTCTTTAGCCCGGAGTTTAGAAACAGACTTGATGAAATAGTGCCGTTTAATCCGCTTAATGCCGATATAATGCTTCAGGTGGTGGATAAGTTTATGTTGGAACTTTCAGAACAACTCCATGCAAAGAAGGTAGCCGTCACACTTACCAGTGAGGCCAGAGCGTGGCTTTCAGAGCGCGGATTTGACGCTAAGTTTGGAGCAAGGCCGCTATCAAGGGTAATACAGAAAGAGATAAAAACAGTGCTCTCTGAGGAAATCCTTTTTGGCAGGCTTCAGACAGGCGGCAGTGTTAACATTTCAGTGTCTGAAGGAGCTCTGTCGTTTGATTACATTGTTTAATGCCAGTCTTTCTACTTAATGAAGATATTGCCTTTCCGCCTGTTGAGTTAGCGCGAAATGACGGGCTTTTAGCGGTTGGTGGCGACCTTTCCGCAAAGCGTTTGCTTTATGCCTATAAGCTGGGAATTTTCCCGTGGTTTTCCGAGGGCGACCCCCTGCTTTGGTGGTCACCTGATCCCCGGCTTGTCATGTTTTTAGATGAATTCAGGCTCTCAAGGAGTTTAAGGCAAGTGATTAATCGCGGCGTTTTTCCTGTCACATTTGACAAAGACTTCAGCGGCGTTATAAATAACTGTGCGGCACAAAGGACAGGCAAACCTTACGGTACATGGCTGACAGAGGAAATGATACAGGCATATATCGGACTCCACAAGACTGGGTATGCACACTCGGTGGAGTGTTGGCATGATGGGGAGCTTGCAGGGGGACTATATGGTCTTGCTTTAGGGAAAATGTTTTTTGGCGAGAGTATGTTTACAAAAGTAAGTAACGCATCAAAAACAGCGTTTGCTTTCCTTGTGGAAAAATTGATAAAATTGGAATTCCATTTAATAGACTGTCAGGTAAGGACAGAGCATCTTGTTAGCATGGGAGCCCGTGAAATTGCAGGAGAGGAGTTTCAGGCGATACTGAAAAAAGCCGTGAAAAGGCCGTTAAAAACTATATGGCAGTAGTGTCGGAGGAAATAAGAGGCAGACTTGGGTCATTTTCTAAACCGCTTAACTCTGTGCTTGAGATGGTGGGGGAAACTCCTCTGCTTGAGATTACAAGAGCAGTTGAAACCTCTGACATGGCTGGAATATTTGCCAAAATTGAATTTTTTAATCCCTGTAGCTCTGTAAAAGACAGAATCTG
Protein-coding regions in this window:
- the clpA gene encoding ATP-dependent Clp protease ATP-binding subunit ClpA; translated protein: MLNKELEISLEATIQEAKGRRHEYITIEHILYALLHDIKGIDIVANCGGDVSKLIMALNDFFIKNIPTIPGTKEQFPQPTAGFHRVLQRAIMHIQSAGKNEVEAGDLLASILEDEDSHAAFFLKREHISRLDILSYISHGISKTAPQQEGAEGDVHKRGRDPLKLFAVDLVEKAAKGEIDPLVGRDAEIERTLQILSRRKKNNPVFVGEPGVGKTALVEGLALKIHQGEIPAALKGMKIFLLEMGNLIAGTKFRGEFEARLKSTMDALKKLKKAVMFIDEIHTVIGAGSTSGGTLDASNILKPALNSGLLRCIGATTYEEYKNHFDKDRALSRRFQKVEISEPTIEETYRILAGLKTYYEEFHEVKYSTKAIRLAVDLSAKYVNDRYLPDKAIDVIDEAGASVKLTKVSNKTVTPLDIEKVISKMAKIPTRNISATDSERLKALKDDLMKVVYGQEHAIDSVVAAIKRSRAGLSSQERPTGCFLFTGPTGVGKTEVAKQLARTLDVNFLRFDMSEYMEKHAVARLIGAPPGYIGFDQGGLLTDAVRKTPYSVMLLDEIEKAHPDIFNILLQVMDYATLTDNNGKKADFRNVILIMTSNAGAREMDKGTIGFGRKSGEQASVSKEAITKLFSPEFRNRLDEIVPFNPLNADIMLQVVDKFMLELSEQLHAKKVAVTLTSEARAWLSERGFDAKFGARPLSRVIQKEIKTVLSEEILFGRLQTGGSVNISVSEGALSFDYIV
- a CDS encoding FHA domain-containing protein, producing MAKILLKFKEAAIKEVAIDKDVITVGRKPTNDIHVDNLAVSGVHAKVFKKDDQYYIEDLNSLNGTFVNGRKISVHALHDADVIIIGKHTLNFISDKQEDAKAPSPSKDRDLLDETILIDAKVKDQILSKGTPKSSEQAQAAVIKDVVGGFLVIEGSTDKTEYDLVDRITTIGKDPSAGIKLKGLFAPKIAALVNRRKDGYTVSSSTGGKGIKVNGKDIEGQHKLQEGDIVEVSSLKLQFFLKE
- a CDS encoding protein kinase, translated to MIGKIGRYEILGTLGEGSMGIVYKAHDTIIERIVAIKTVKVSNKANRVERFYHEAKVAGKLTHPNIAMIYDIGEDNSTHFLVFEYVKGKTMKDVLTSGADIPLLEKLHILVLISRTLHYAHQRGVIHRDVKPANIMLIADKQVKIMDFGIAVFAASEVSCEERCLGTPYYMAPEQIKGAPVDRTSDIYSLGAVSYEFLTGTKPFLADGIDHLFEKIQKEEPLPPHILNSAISEDVSSYILKALQKQKEQRYQAASEYADVLEFYINRAEIDLSSVPMAAVDFDKKQLVETLKRRYTFFADFSDSELLLIFNISGKKSYKKGDIIFKEDTIGDKLFIIITGKVRITKIFPNDTEETFLASLGQGDCFGEMAIMDSSPRFATAIAQSDCVLIAISEVILRTSEPTLCLKLYKNLAAVLSEKLRRSDTKINELWTKLKQFDSVAIKK
- a CDS encoding leucyl/phenylalanyl-tRNA--protein transferase, whose product is MPVFLLNEDIAFPPVELARNDGLLAVGGDLSAKRLLYAYKLGIFPWFSEGDPLLWWSPDPRLVMFLDEFRLSRSLRQVINRGVFPVTFDKDFSGVINNCAAQRTGKPYGTWLTEEMIQAYIGLHKTGYAHSVECWHDGELAGGLYGLALGKMFFGESMFTKVSNASKTAFAFLVEKLIKLEFHLIDCQVRTEHLVSMGAREIAGEEFQAILKKAVKRPLKTIWQ
- the clpS gene encoding ATP-dependent Clp protease adapter ClpS, with protein sequence MAKTWREIKESIETNVKEKFKTPSLYKVILLNDNYTTMDFVVYVLRHIFNKPTDEATRLMLNVHRQGSAVCGIYTKDIAETKIATVHDLAMQHGFPLKCTMEQE
- a CDS encoding Stp1/IreP family PP2C-type Ser/Thr phosphatase, giving the protein MIVNAAAKSDVGLRRTRNEDSFCIDNSIGLYVVADGVGGSQRGELASKMAVESICGYIRAKGNTLSESITGLLYDAIKRANQEIYELSLTDDSLAGMATTVVAALVREDRVGIAHVGDSRLYLIRGGNIEALTDDHSLVAEQIRRGILTKEEADEVGMRNVITRSLGFTPEVEPDTDEMTIYDGDVLLLCSDGLYTMVPERAILLVVNSSDNPVEVSNRLIGFANKKGGRDNITVIVGYVYKKRLFSFMYNFFKWFRR